In uncultured Draconibacterium sp., one genomic interval encodes:
- a CDS encoding helix-turn-helix transcriptional regulator — MKDRIKNFIDAKGISAGELAAVLDVQRSNISHILNGRNKPGASFIEKLLLEFPDLNARWLLTGEGDMFDGQGPVDNSPQQKLPIIEESIQQQPLVEKPIKKNNITEDIIERPVSVSNSEIDKMVIIYRDGTFNIYKQR, encoded by the coding sequence ATGAAAGACCGAATTAAAAATTTTATCGATGCAAAAGGAATTTCAGCCGGCGAGTTGGCTGCAGTTCTGGATGTGCAACGATCAAATATCTCACATATTCTTAATGGTAGAAACAAACCAGGTGCTTCATTCATTGAGAAGCTACTATTGGAATTCCCCGATTTAAACGCTCGCTGGCTACTTACCGGTGAGGGAGATATGTTTGATGGACAGGGACCGGTGGATAACAGTCCTCAACAAAAGCTGCCAATAATTGAAGAATCCATTCAACAACAGCCTTTGGTCGAAAAACCAATAAAAAAGAACAATATCACGGAAGATATTATTGAAAGACCAGTGTCTGTTTCAAATAGCGAAATAGATAAAATGGTTATTATATACCGTGATGGTACATTTAATATATATAAGCAGCGTTAA